From the Bos taurus isolate L1 Dominette 01449 registration number 42190680 breed Hereford chromosome 20, ARS-UCD2.0, whole genome shotgun sequence genome, one window contains:
- the LOC781741 gene encoding LOW QUALITY PROTEIN: BAG family molecular chaperone regulator 1 (The sequence of the model RefSeq protein was modified relative to this genomic sequence to represent the inferred CDS: deleted 1 base in 1 codon), which produces MSRSEEVAPSEEVAPSEEVALSEEVAQSEEMAAAGLSVTVTHSNEKHDLQVTPQEGNSEPIVQDLAQVVEEATGVPLPFQKLIFKGKSLKEMEMPLSALGIQNGCRVMLIGKKNSPEEEAELKKLKDLEKSVEQIADQLEELNKDLAGIQQGFLAKDLQAEALCKLDRRVKATIEQFMKILEEIDTLILPENFKDSRMKRKGLVKRIQAFLAECDTVEQNICQETERLQSTNLALAD; this is translated from the exons ATGTCCCGGAGCGAAGAGGTGGCCCCGAGCGAAGAGGTGGCCCCGAGCGAAGAGGTGGCC CTGAGCGAAGAGGTGGCCCAGAGCGAGGAAATGGCGGCAGCCGGGCTCAGCGTGACCGTCACCCACAGCAATGAAAAGCACGATCTTCAAGTTACCCCACAAGAAGGCAATAGTGAGCCAATTGTCCAAGACCTGGCCCAAGTTGTTGAAGAGGCTACAGGGGTTCCGCTGCCTTTTCAGAAACTCATATTTAAGGGAAAATCTCTGAAGGAAATGGAGATGCCATTGTCAGCacttggaatacaaaatggttGCCGGGTTATGTTAATTGGGAAAAAGAACAGTCCGGAGGAAGAAGCTGAACTAAAGAAGCTGAAAGATTTGGAGAAATCTGTGGAGCAGATAGCTGACCAGCTGGAAGAACTGAATAAAGACCTTGCTGGAATCCAGCAGGGTTTTCTGGCCAAGGATTTGCAAGCTGAAGCTCTCTGCAAACTCGATAGGAGAGTAAAAGCTACAATTGAGCAGTTTATGAAGATCTTGGAGGAGATTGACACACTAATTCTgccagaaaattttaaagacagtAGAATGAAAAGGAAGGGTTTGGTGAAAAGGATTCAGGCCTTCCTAGCCGAGTGTGACACAGTGGAACAGAACATCTGCCAGGAGACAGAGCGACTGCAGTCCACAAACTTGGCCCTCGCTGACTGA